The Prevotella herbatica genome contains the following window.
AACGAAAGCAAATAATTAAAAAACTTTTTTAATATAATGATATTATATATTAATTAGAAAGCTTTATCTTTGCACATAATATTAAAATAAGGAACTGTTTATACAAGACACTGACTTACTAAACTTTTTTAGCTAAAGACAAAGAACTGTTGGCAGCATCTGAGGTACTGAGGATGTATACATAGATGCAGTAAACGAGAACAGAATTTTCAAGCTTGTTTAAATGTTCTGCCGAATCACGCTGAATTCTTGGCAAAGATACTGCAAGATTTTTGTCCATGCAATAGAATTTTGGTTAGACTGTTAGCCAAAGTTTTAATTACTGTGGCGCTACACATCGTAATACACGTGCGTGCGCATGCGCACACTCTGGGTTTTTGAGAAGAATAAGTGTCGAAGTGTCTATTAATTGAGCATCAATTTATTAGAACTTCTTTCGGGTAGAATAAAGTGATGGTTATTCGTCGGTAAAATGTGGGGGAAAATTTTCATCATATTGCATTGCGCTTTACAAAGTAATTTGATGCGTTTTGCGATGTTTTGCAGTGCGTTTTGCGTTATATTGCATTGCGTTTTGCGAAGCAATAGGAGGCAAAACATCGTAGAAACGTTTCCGTTTCTATATGGAATCAGCTGCGTTTCTATATAGAAACGCATGCAAAACTTGAAATTTGACCTTCTGATCACCGTCACTTTATTTACTCAAATTCGTCGATAAAATATTGATATTCATTATGTTGCCTCTTCGACACTTACATTTTTCAAAATCCTAGGTGTGCGCGTGCCTGCACGTACATTATATATACAGAAATAGATAACGTAGCTAAAACGTAGCTCACGAAGCTAAATGGATCTAGCTACGTATCGTCGGTCTCTTTGTTTATAGGCTTTGCGAGAGATGCCGTAGCTGCGTAGCTAAAAAAACGCAAAAAACAGGTGTACTCTAGGGCTTAATGCCACTTTTGCCCCGATAATGTCACTTAATGTCACTAGCTCATCCCTTATAAATAAAGGGTTTGTGACAAAGTGACATTAGTGGCATTAAAAAAACTTTTTCTGGTAGAGTTCAAGTATATATATGGAGGATATCAACCTCTAAATAGACAGAGAACCAATAATATATGTATAATTCATTTTATCCTTTGCAAGAACAAAATAACGACATCATTCATTCAATCACATTTTATAAAGAATCAAATAACACCCCTTTCCTTTTGTACGTAACTTTTTTATTATCATCAAATAGTTAAAAACAACCAAAAATTAGCTCAATATTAAATTTATTATTATCTTTACCAACAGGTCAGAGATAACTTCATACTTTGGCTACAACTACCAAGAATAAAACAGAAGAATTTTCTTCGGCCTGTTTAAGTATAATTCTATTTAATTCGCAAAAGATATGAAAAAAATAGTATTGATTAGACATGGGCAAAGCCAGTGGAACAAAGAAAACCGATTTACAGGTTGGACAAATGTAGACTTGTCTCTTCAAGGTATTGAAGAGGCTGAAAATGCAGGAACTCTTTTAAAAAAGGAAGGATATTCTTTCGATGTTGCTTACACCTCATATTTAAAGAGAGCTGTAAAAACACTCAACTGTGTTCTAGACAAAATGGATGAAGACTGGATCCCAGTCCTTAAATCATGGAGACTGAACGAAAAGCATTACGGTTTTCTTCAAGGGATGAATAAGAGCGAAACAGCTGAAAAGTATGGGAACGAACAGGTTCATATATGGCGCAGAAGTTTTGAAATCGCTCCCCAGCCTCTGTCAAAAGACGATTTGGATAATCCGCGACACGACCCACGTTATGCGTCTATTCCTCCTGAATATATTCCAGACACGGAATCCCTGAAAGACACGATAGAAAGAGTTATGCCTTACTGGGAATGCGAAATTTTTCCTCAATTAATGAAGGTTGACAATATACTGGTCGTTGCCCATGGTAATAGTCTGCGTGGCATCGTGAAGCATCTAAAAGGTATTTCTGATGAAGCGATCAGTGACATGAATATTCCGACAGCAGTTCCTTATGTCTTTGAGTTTGATGACAACCTAAAACTTGTCCGAGACTTCTACTTGGGTAATGCAGAAGAAATCAAGCGCAAACAGGAAGCTGTTGCCAAACAAGGGCTGGCGAAATAAACAGAGATGCCAGACCTGTAAACAAACAAATAACAAAAAGCTCTGTGTTTAAAAATAACAAGATTAAAATATAAAATTATGAATGCAATTCAATTAAAACAAATGACATCCGCTAAAGGATTCATTGCCGCACTTGATCAGAGTGGTGGCAGTACGCCAAAAGCCTTGAAGCAATATGGCGTTAATGAAGATGCGTGGACTACTGAAGAAGAAATGTTCCAGCTTGTCCATCAGATGCGTACTAGGGTCATCAAAGCACCTGCTTTCAAAGGTGACAGAATCATCGCATCCATTCTGTTTGAGAACACGATGAATCGTAAGATTGACGATAAATATACCGCTGATTACCTTTGGGAAGAAAAGCAAGTAGTTCCTATCCTGAAAATAGACAAGGGACTAGCTGATTTGGAAAACGGTGTACAGGTGATGAAACCAATGCCAGAATTGGATGACCTACTGAAACAGGCACAGAAGAGACATATTTTTGGTACAAAGATGCGTTCAGTGATCAAGGAGGCAAATGAAGAAGGAATTAAAAAAATTGTTGACCAACAGTTTGAAATTGCCAAAAGAATCATTGCCTATGATCTTGTTCCAATCATTGAACCAGAAGTAGACATTCATGCTCCTGAAAAGACCAAATGTGAAGAACTCCTTAAAAAATATATCAAAGAGGATTTGAAAGCATTAGGTAAGGATCAGAAAGTAATGTTCAAGTTAACCATTCCGAACATAGACAACTTCTATGCTGACTTGATGGGTGACACACATGTTGTACGTGTCGTTGCGTTGTCTGGTGGATATTCACAAGATGAAGCCTGCGAAAAGCTAACACATAATCATGGAATGATTGCCAGCTTCTCTAGAGCCCTGCTACAAGATTTAAGTAGCAGCCAGTCTGATGCAGACTTTAATAAGATGCTGAAAGACTCCATTGAGAAAATATATCAGGCATCAATAAAGTAAGAACTTGCAAAGATTATTTTCCTAATCATTTAGGAAAAAATAGTTGCTACTATAAGATTTCCCCGAAAGTTTTTTTTACTTTCGGGGAAATTCATATACAGATTATTAGGAGCTGACTTGCCATGAATGATTATGGCTTTGCTCTTAACCTATTTGTATAATCCCAAAATAAAGGAGAATCTGTCTTTAATTGTTACAATGGCATCAATGATTTCAATATAACATGCTCCCCCCCTATTATTACTTGCGCAATATGTTATTCACTCTTATAGGTAGTTGGAGACGAACCATACTGACGAGTGAAACAGCGAGTGAAATACTTAGGATCATTAAAACCTACCTTATATGCTATTTCGGTGATGTTTCTGTTGCCAGGATTCTTTATTAATATATCTTTGGCTATTCCTAGACGATAATTACGAATAAACTGACTCGTAGGAAGTCCGGTATCAGCACTCAGTTTGCGACTAAGTACAGCCCTACTCATGCCTATTTCATCAGCGAGTTCTCCTACACCAAATTCAGAATTCATATAGTTCTTTTCCAAAATAGCAATCACATCATCAATAAACGGTTTATTGTTCAGTTTCAATTCTTCCTTGTCTGCCTCAAAACTCTTGATCTTACTTTCATGGAACTTGCGCTGATTGTTAAGAATATCCTCTATACGCGACTGCAACTTATTCGGTTCGTCACTCTCTCTTATGGCTTCCTCTATCGGACGCATCAGCTTTTCTGCCTCACGTCGACGCAACTCTGTGATGCGCCACTCATAAAGATACTTGCCAAGCACAGTCAACACCAAAAGTAATATAGAAACAAACCACCAGCTCTTCCAAAAATAAGGAGCCACATTCACATCTATTGAAATAACATCTCCCGTTCCATTGCTAACAGCTGACGAATATTTCACTTCAAACTGATAACTTCCTGAATGAAGACTTGTATATCTGACGCTATGTTCTCCTGGTTTCAAAGGAATCCAATCATCTTCAAATCCCTTCATGCGGTAATAGTAACCTCCACGATTCTCATTACCATAGTTGAGCGAAGAAAAATCAATTGACAAAGACTTATCACCCTCTCTGATATTTATTTCATGAGCAATGGATATATCTTCATCCAAGAACCGACTTTCTGCATATATCTCCTCATTGTCAACCATGAGTCTGGTAAACCTTAAATGCCCCTTATAAAGAGCATCAGAATTGTCACCCTTCAATATCGTTAGTCCTTTGTCACTACCAAGATAAATGATTCCATCAGCCGATTTCACAGCAGAATTCCAATAAAACTGTGAAGACAATAATCCGTCATTGGCAGAATAGTTTGTAAACGTTTCTGTTTTAGGATTAAACTGCGAAAGACCGTTTTCCGTTGTTATCCATAACATGCCATTATTATCTTCAACAATACCCTTAACAGAATTGTTTGCCAATCCATCCCTTAGCGTATATGCCTTGAAAGTTTCATGTCCGCTCTTGTCTATTATGCGCTTGTATAGTCCGTATCCATTACTGCCTAACCATAACGTGCCGTTTCGAGTCTGACAAAAAGCACATAGCTTATCTATTATTCCACTCTTTGGATCATCAAGTTTATTCGTGATATGAACATAGTTAAATCTATGGCTACGCCTTCCAGATGACTTCAAATTGATTTTAACAACACCAGTAACACATCCTATCCACAGATAGCCATATCTGTCAACGATAGAGCCTATAGCCCCTCGTATATCACGGTTACCATTAAAAGGATCAAACACAGTATTCGTGTTAAGGTCATAAGCGAATATACCATCATTACTGCCTATCCACATGATGTTATTGTACTTATCGTAAGCCAAAGCCCCGATAAAGTTAAGCAGTGATTTATATTTCTGCGGAACGTTAAGACGTGAAACAGTACGATGAGTTTTTAGATCAACGAGATTAAGACCACCAGCCCAAGTACCAACCCATAGTCTACGTTTTCCGTCAACAGCAAGAGTTGACACACTGTTGTGAGATAATGCAGAATTAGAAGTTGTGAAATGCGTAAAAGAGCTTTTACCTCTTTCCATTCTGTTCAAACCACCTTCAACAGTTCCAGCCCAGAGTGTACCATTTGGCTCAACATACATTGCGTTTAAAGCATTTGGAGAAATACTCGTTGGATCATCAGAATGCATAAAGTTTTCCAGTCTTAACTGCCTTGGAGCAAGTTGCGCTATGCCACCAGTCTCTGTTCCGACCCATAAGAACCCATTTAGTGAATAAATACAATTGATAAAATTGCTGCTCAATGGATTTATCTTGCTTGACATGTTCCAATGAGAGAAATCATCAGTATCAGGATTATACATGTCTACACCACAAAGTGTTCCAATAACCAAATGATTATCTGGCGACAAAGCCAATGCTGATATATAAGAATGAGAAAGAGAAGTATTGGCTATCGTGTTTTTATAGATCTTAACTTGTCTGTTGAGCGAGTTATATCTCATCAGCCCAACATTTGTGCCTATCCATATACTACCTTGATAATTTAAAATAGACGTGACATATACTCCCGGAAGATCTTTAAATGTCGGCGATATATCCATACGCACAATCTCATGATTAGATACCAGAAGTTTATATAATCCTCCGTCAATGGCAGCCCATACAGAACCATCATTATTTATATCGGCTATCGCAATATCAGGAGTATTGTTGGTATATGCGAATTTAATAATATCTTTTACATCTCCGGATTCATCAAATTCAACCCTGCATATATCATTTCTTTCTACAATCCAAATATATCCTTTACTGTCACAATACACTTTTACTGACATTTGGGCCATAATGCGCTTGAGTTCATCATTTTTACTCTTAGGCATAACAGAATGCATTGTTTTAAGGTCTAGCACTTCTGTGCATTCTTCGAAACTTATCCAAAGACGATGGAACCTGTCTTCAACAACATTATGACAAGTGTTACTCTTCAATGACATTCCATCACTGCCAACTCCAAAATAACGATATGAGAATCCATCATATCTTACGAGCCCACCACCATGAGTGGAAATCCATATAAAGCCGAAACTATCGCTGTATATATCATCGACGAAATTACTTGGAAGTCCGCTCAGCATATTTAGATAAGACATATTGCATTTATCAACGAAAGCAGGCTGTGCAAACGTAGAGATAAAAGCAGACATAGAAATAAGAAAAATAAACAAGCGTTTCATTGGTATAATTTTATTGACCCATGCAAAGATAAGATTTTATTTTTAAATAAAACAATAAGCGTTTTATATTTCTTATCTCATCTATGCCAAATGTTCTCCCGGCTTTGTCCCGAATTGCTTTTGAAAACACTTTGTAAAATAGCTTGGACTGTTGAATCCCACCATGTAACACACTTCATTTATACGATACTTGTTTTGCTGCAAAAGCACAGCTGCACGGCGGAGTCTTATCACCTGTATCATTTCATTCGGCGTAACATCAGCCAAAGCCTTTATCTTTGCAAACAGTCCGCTTCGGCTTATTCCGAGTTCAGAAGCAAGAAAAGCCACGTTGAGTTCTGTATTAGATATATTGTCCTCAATAATAGCATTCATATGCGTAAGAAATTCGTCGTCAACCGTTGTATTTGCTAT
Protein-coding sequences here:
- the gpmA gene encoding 2,3-diphosphoglycerate-dependent phosphoglycerate mutase, which codes for MKKIVLIRHGQSQWNKENRFTGWTNVDLSLQGIEEAENAGTLLKKEGYSFDVAYTSYLKRAVKTLNCVLDKMDEDWIPVLKSWRLNEKHYGFLQGMNKSETAEKYGNEQVHIWRRSFEIAPQPLSKDDLDNPRHDPRYASIPPEYIPDTESLKDTIERVMPYWECEIFPQLMKVDNILVVAHGNSLRGIVKHLKGISDEAISDMNIPTAVPYVFEFDDNLKLVRDFYLGNAEEIKRKQEAVAKQGLAK
- a CDS encoding fructose bisphosphate aldolase, coding for MNAIQLKQMTSAKGFIAALDQSGGSTPKALKQYGVNEDAWTTEEEMFQLVHQMRTRVIKAPAFKGDRIIASILFENTMNRKIDDKYTADYLWEEKQVVPILKIDKGLADLENGVQVMKPMPELDDLLKQAQKRHIFGTKMRSVIKEANEEGIKKIVDQQFEIAKRIIAYDLVPIIEPEVDIHAPEKTKCEELLKKYIKEDLKALGKDQKVMFKLTIPNIDNFYADLMGDTHVVRVVALSGGYSQDEACEKLTHNHGMIASFSRALLQDLSSSQSDADFNKMLKDSIEKIYQASIK
- a CDS encoding two-component regulator propeller domain-containing protein — protein: MKRLFIFLISMSAFISTFAQPAFVDKCNMSYLNMLSGLPSNFVDDIYSDSFGFIWISTHGGGLVRYDGFSYRYFGVGSDGMSLKSNTCHNVVEDRFHRLWISFEECTEVLDLKTMHSVMPKSKNDELKRIMAQMSVKVYCDSKGYIWIVERNDICRVEFDESGDVKDIIKFAYTNNTPDIAIADINNDGSVWAAIDGGLYKLLVSNHEIVRMDISPTFKDLPGVYVTSILNYQGSIWIGTNVGLMRYNSLNRQVKIYKNTIANTSLSHSYISALALSPDNHLVIGTLCGVDMYNPDTDDFSHWNMSSKINPLSSNFINCIYSLNGFLWVGTETGGIAQLAPRQLRLENFMHSDDPTSISPNALNAMYVEPNGTLWAGTVEGGLNRMERGKSSFTHFTTSNSALSHNSVSTLAVDGKRRLWVGTWAGGLNLVDLKTHRTVSRLNVPQKYKSLLNFIGALAYDKYNNIMWIGSNDGIFAYDLNTNTVFDPFNGNRDIRGAIGSIVDRYGYLWIGCVTGVVKINLKSSGRRSHRFNYVHITNKLDDPKSGIIDKLCAFCQTRNGTLWLGSNGYGLYKRIIDKSGHETFKAYTLRDGLANNSVKGIVEDNNGMLWITTENGLSQFNPKTETFTNYSANDGLLSSQFYWNSAVKSADGIIYLGSDKGLTILKGDNSDALYKGHLRFTRLMVDNEEIYAESRFLDEDISIAHEINIREGDKSLSIDFSSLNYGNENRGGYYYRMKGFEDDWIPLKPGEHSVRYTSLHSGSYQFEVKYSSAVSNGTGDVISIDVNVAPYFWKSWWFVSILLLVLTVLGKYLYEWRITELRRREAEKLMRPIEEAIRESDEPNKLQSRIEDILNNQRKFHESKIKSFEADKEELKLNNKPFIDDVIAILEKNYMNSEFGVGELADEIGMSRAVLSRKLSADTGLPTSQFIRNYRLGIAKDILIKNPGNRNITEIAYKVGFNDPKYFTRCFTRQYGSSPTTYKSE